In Flavobacterium gelatinilyticum, a genomic segment contains:
- the lpxA gene encoding acyl-ACP--UDP-N-acetylglucosamine O-acyltransferase, which produces MNQPLAYVHPGAKIAKNVVIEPFTTIHNNVVIGDGTWIGSNVTIMEGARIGKNCNIFPGAVISAVPQDLKFGGEDSLAIIGDNCTIRECVTINRGTIASGQTILGNNCLVMAYAHIAHDCEIGNNAIIVNGVALAGHVVVGNHAVIGGLAAIHQFIHIGDHAMISGGSLVRKDVPPYTKAAKEPLSYVGINSVGLRRRGFSTEKIREIQEIYRILYQKNYNTTQALSIIEAEMEATPERDEILDFIRNSSRGIMKGYSGNY; this is translated from the coding sequence ATGAATCAACCATTAGCATATGTTCATCCTGGCGCGAAAATCGCTAAAAACGTTGTAATTGAGCCTTTTACAACTATTCACAATAATGTTGTTATTGGTGATGGTACTTGGATTGGTTCAAATGTAACCATTATGGAAGGGGCTCGAATAGGAAAAAACTGCAACATTTTTCCGGGAGCTGTAATTTCGGCAGTACCGCAGGATTTAAAATTTGGCGGGGAAGATTCTTTAGCAATTATTGGAGATAACTGTACTATTAGAGAGTGCGTTACAATAAACAGAGGAACAATTGCTTCCGGGCAGACTATTCTTGGAAATAATTGTCTTGTAATGGCTTACGCGCACATTGCGCATGACTGTGAGATTGGCAATAATGCGATTATCGTAAATGGTGTGGCTTTAGCAGGTCACGTTGTAGTTGGTAATCACGCTGTTATTGGCGGTTTAGCAGCTATTCACCAGTTTATTCATATTGGGGATCATGCGATGATTTCGGGCGGATCTCTGGTAAGAAAAGATGTTCCTCCTTATACAAAAGCGGCTAAAGAACCATTGTCGTATGTTGGAATTAATTCTGTTGGTTTAAGAAGAAGAGGATTTAGTACTGAAAAAATTAGAGAAATTCAGGAAATTTACAGAATTTTATATCAGAAGAATTACAACACAACTCAGGCTTTAAGTATTATTGAAGCTGAAATGGAAGCAACTCCTGAGAGAGATGAAATTTTAGATTTTATCAGAAATTCATCCCGTGGAATAATGAAAGGTTATTCAGGTAACTATTAA